GCCGTCAGTGTCGTATACAGATACGGTTTTATTGATAATCTTGACGGTACAGCCGTTCTTGTCCACAATGGGCTTTATCTTGGGCTCGCCTGTGCCACCGCCGTTACCATCATCACCGCCTGGTTCGTCCCCTCCGTTATCATTACCGCCGTTACCACCTCTCGGTTTGCCTTGGCCTGGTTTGAAGCCATCATCCTGTTCTACTTCACCGTCCCATTCGGGGTCGTTAAAGAGGCGTGCTACATTGCGGAAGTCCATTACTACGAAATAGGTCTTGCCATCCGCTTCGCGGATTCGTGTTCCACGACCAATGATTTGCTTGAAGGTTGTCATGGAAGTAATGTTCTTATCGAGGACTATCAGCTTTGTCATTTTGCAATCTGCGCCAGTAGACAATAGCTCCGATGTGGTTGCAATAACAGGGTAGGGGGAAGATACCGAAATGAAATAGTCCAGCTTGCTCTTGCCGTAAACGTCCGACCCTGTAATTCTAACGCAATAGTCGGGATTTTCCTTTACCATATCGGCGTTAAGGTTATTCAGGGCTATCCGCATCCGCTCTGCAGCATCTTCCGTGGCACAGAACACAATGGTCTTTTGCATCCGTCCCGTCTGCTTTAGGTATTCGGTTATTTCATTAGCTACTTGGTCAATCCTGTCCTGAATGATAATGTTGTAATCATAATCCACGTTGTTGTATATGCGGTCTTCGATTTCGTTGCCGTATATATCCAACTGCCCTTTACGCGGCCTCCAACCGTCACCGATATTGGTAGTCACGTTGATAACGCGGAAGGGGGCTAAGAACCCGTCCTCAATGCCTCGTTTTAGGCTGTACTCATAGATAGGCTTGCCAAAATAATCAATATTTGAGACTGTGTTGGTTTCCTTGGGGGTAGCCGTCATGCCGATTTGGGTAGCACTGGAGAAGTATTCCAATATTTTACGCCAACGGCTTTCTTCCTTTGCAGAACCGCGATGACATTCATCTACAATTATCAAATCGAAGAAGTCAGGCTTGAAACACTGGCTAAAGTTTTCCGATTCGCCTTCGGCCTCTTCATCAGCCTTGCCTGTCTGTTGGTATAAAGCAAAGTATACTTCATAAGCGTTAATAGTGCTCTTATCATCCTTGGCAAAGTTTATCTTGTGAATGGTCTTTCCCAACGGCGCAAAGTCCTGCTCTATGGATTGGTCTACCAAAATATTGCGGTCGGCCAGGTACAGAATCTTTTTCTTGACCCCAGCTTTCAATAAACGATAGACGATCTGAAAGGCTGTATAGGTTTTACCCGTTCCAGTTGCCATAACTAGCAGAATACGCTCCTGCCCACGGGCTACCGCATCGAGGGTACGGTTCACGGCAATGCGTTGGTAGTACCGAGGCTCATGGGTTGTCTGGCTTGAATAATACGGTTGTTTAATCAGCTTGATTTCGGCATCATTAAAGCCCTCGCCGTTATTGACTTCCTGCATTAACCTTGCCTTTAGTTCTTCCATAGTAGGGAACTCATCGAGAGAAAGCTCCCGTTCCTTTCCCGTCAAGAAGTCATGCTCATAGAACCCGTCACCGTTAGAACTATACGCAAATTTCAAATCTAACTTCCGGGCATAGTCCATCGCCTGCTGCAAACCGAAGGAAACAGAGTGGGCGTTGTCCTTGGCTTCTACAACAGCAATGGGATAATTGGCATTTAGATATAGCAGGTAGTCTACCTTTTTAGGCTTGCCACGGGAAACCATATTGCCCCGCAGATTTATCTTCCCATCCGTGATACGGGTCTCCATAGTTATATGGTCTTTCCACTTCGCCTGGATAGCGGGAGTTATGTAGTTAAGTTTGATGTCCTCTTCCGTCATCTGTTTCTTGTCTATGATAGGCATAAGGAACGCCTCCTGCTCTGTTGCGGGTTGTGACTTACATAATATGTATATATTCTTTATTATAGCATAGTTGACCTTCTTGCTTTGTAAACGAATCGAAAAAAGGGATTGACATGTCAAAAGATGAAAGATACAATATATAGCGTTACGGCACATGATAACCACAATATAATGTAGGGGGCACATAATTAGTAAAAACAATCAAACTCGTGATAGCGTAAAAGCTAAAAAGAAGGTCAAAAGTAAACACTTGCGGATGTCAAAAGACATTTTTTATGGTTGGATTAAGTGCTTTTATATCCCTTGCGACTTGTCAAGAGGTGAGCAGGCCGTATTTTCTTACGTAGCGCAACATAGACGGCTTAGGGAATTTGACAACGCTATAATAGATAAGGACGGCGAACCAATGGAAGTTAAAAACCTATTGGAACGGCTTACAATGAAGTACGATAGTAACGGACGGGGGCTTATTGCTGGATTAAAGAAAAAGGGAATCATAGCGAAGTCTAAAGGCATCTTGTATTTGAATCCATACATAGCACACAAAGGGGGCGTAATGGCAAAAAGTACGCTAAAGTTGTTTGAATACTTCAAGTTTGGGGAAGAAGAAGCCGAGGACTTAAAGGATATGCTCCCATTTGACGAAGAAGCACCAACAACACCGCTGGAAGAAATACCAATGGAAGACCTACCTTTTTAATGTCTTATATCAGTGTACGTTTGTTTTGGGCTATACTTTTCTAAAATGGCGTGTTTGAAAAAAGTGCGTTTTGTCTGTGAAATATGTAATTTTTTTATTATACGTATGGGAATATATGACAAAATAAAAATAGGCAAATTGCGGGAAGCCTTGCGGGACAAGGGCTGACGGCCATCTAAGAATTCAATCGTATATATAATATAAGGGGACTTATAGGGGTAAGTTCTCTTTTTTCTTTCTAGTGCGGTCATCGTTGATAGATACTCATTTTCCTACGCGTGTATCACGCTACGGATAAGTTGCAAGCAACTTACTTCTTTTTGTGCTTATGCACCAGTTCCCTGCCGGGGGCTCTTACGAATCGGAAAAGCTTTCGGGGTTAGGGGCGTGGCAACTTATGAAGGTATAACGTAGATAACCTAGTGGTGGCGGTAAAAGGGAATAAGTTCTTCCGATGTGGTAAGTGATAGCGAAGTGGTAACGTAGCAACAGAAACAGTATACTAAAAAAAAGAAAACCGTGAACACGAAACACCGTGAAGTCGTGAACGTTGGAAAGGCGGTAGACTTGACAATCCAATACTTTATTTACACAGAGGCATTATTTGGAGGCAGTATACTTGCGTAAGAGGGCAGGACGGCTTATCAAGTAGGGGGCGTGAGGATTACAAAGGGGGCACTAGGGAAGTAGTAAAACAGGAGCGCTGCTTCCGATGTGATAATTAAAGAATAGTGTAGCGGTAGAGAAATGATAAAAGTAACTGACATGAAAAAGTATACATGAACATGAGGGAACACAAGGCGATTATAGGAACGTGGATGCATGACGACAGCAAGGGGGGGCGTTGACGATGAGGGGATTGACAAAATGCAACATACAGAACTGACAACTGCAAATAGGAATCTACAACAATATGCGGAAAATAATGCACTTACATGATTATGGTACGTTGTAACATAATTGATAACAACAATCATTTACGGTTCATAACATCTGTAGTAGCTGATAGCTATTATCAAATGTGTTACGGAAAGCTGTTACATTGCGAGAGGTAACAAAAAACAAGCACAGAAAACGAAGCGGGAACGCCGATACCAACAAGGGTGCAAGGGGGCTTTGTATAAGGTGTTACGGAAAAGGGCTGTATAGCGTTAACGGTGTTACATTATTTAAGGGAAAATAGCAACACGAAAAGAGCAAGGGGTATAGTTATATAGGGGCATCAAAACAAGGTACGAAAAACGCACAAAAAATAGGAGATTCTTCCGGGGCTGGCCGTTTCTTCCGATATGTAAAACAAAGATGATTGCATCAATATATGTATCATAAACAGAAGTGATGAAACAGATAATTGATAATAAATCTAACTGATGGTAATTACGGTTAACCACAGTTAGGAACAGTTCTCAATCATAACACATCAAAAAAACCCCTATTTATGTATGGGGGGCAATTTTTTCTAAACCTAAGGCGCTGTATATAATCGGCTTCGTCCCCTTTGAGTGGTTCAAGCATCGTATAGGTAAATTTGAAACTTCAATAACTTGTCCGATAAGACAACCAGGACAGTCATTATAGACCAAAAGCCCCCGTCATGCTTACGCACGAGCGAGGGCCCGGAGGTCTTTCTATGCAGTGAATATTTTAACAAATTTAGTAGACTATTTCAAGAACATGTTTCCGATAGGAGAAAAGACTACTTGACTGAATTGGATATACGAGCTATGATGGGCTGGAAAAAAAGATATTTTATTTATTTAGATAGGGGTTATTTAGGTTTTTAATTGTCCGAGTGGCGTCCCCCATCGGGGCTCTGACTCGAAATCAAGTGTGGTTAATAGCCACCGTGGGTTCGAATCCCACCCTCTCTGCCATTGAGATTAAAGGGCTCGCGCGATTTTGTGCGGGTCTTTTTTGCTGTCCGTTTTTTGCGTTCAGCGGGTAACACAAAGGTATTTTTCCAACCGTTACGAGCCGTTTCGGGACTTTTTTCCGTCAGATAGTTGGGGACGAACAAACAGATTTTTCCGCTCTGGTCGTCCCCCTTTGACGCAGGCTACAAAGACCGCGGCGTAAAAGCCCATCCCTCCTTCTGCGTCCTGCGCCAAACCGCCATGCCTGCCGTGCTGGTGGAAACCGGCTTTATCGACAGCGAGGACGTAAACCTCCTCACCCGCCACGGCGACGACATAGCAAGAGCCCTTGCCCGGGGCGTGACGGATTACGCAAATTTTCTTGCCAGTGCGTAGGTGAGGTGGTATAATAAAGCTACAAATGAAGTAATGATGGTAGCCCACTGGGTTCACCGATAAAAGAGTCTGCAGCTTGGTAACCTGCGAGACTCTTTTATTTTGCCTGAATAGAGAAAAGGTGCTGTGATGAAATGCGAAATCATTTTATCCACGCACCAACTCTTACTTTATATGAAATGCTGTCTAATCCTTGAATGTCACACTGATGCCTTATTCAGCGATTGGACACAGATTTTTCGCTTTCTGCCGAAATTTACTCAATCTGACAAACATCTTGCTTTGCCACCTCCTTTTCGATAAACTATATTGAGAACATCTATCAGGAGGAACTTATGATTATACTCATCTTTCCCACCACGAAAATGGAGCCGCTCCCTTGATAATACTGGGGCATCGCGTAAGATATAAAGCCTCTCTTGACAAAAAAGCAATCTGCTGTTTATCCTGTCTATAGACAATGACAACTTCACAATACACTGTCAGAGGATGAGAGTATTCGCCAGTGACGATACCAAGGAACCGCATTATACTATGTTTCATTACAACTGTTTTGGGGAGGCCTATGCAATTATTATATGTTTTTATCGGGTTCTTTATTAGCTCATCTGTATTGAAGTAAACACGAAACAAGGAGCATCTTTATGACACTGCGTCATTTCCAAATTTTTCTCTATGTCCACGATGAAGGCGGCATGACCCGAGCCGCCGAAAAACTGCATATTTCCCAGCCCTCGGTGAGTCAGGCCATTCGAGAGATGGAAGAGCATTATGGAACGAAGCTCTTTGAACGGCTGGGCAAGAAGCTTTTTTTGACCGTAGCTGGGGAAGAACTCTTGCAGTATGCCCGTCACATCGCCGGCCTTGTTAACCAGTCAGAATCTGCTATGCAGGATTTTGCTGACGGCTCGCCCTTGCGAATTGGTGCCACACTGTCTGTGGGAGAAAGCATATTTATCCCATTGCTGGACAGATTCCGCAAAATCTGTAGGCAGCGGGTATACTCGTACATTCACAATACTGCTACTTTGGAAAAAGCCCTGCTGAATGATGAATTGGATTTGGCCCTGGTAGAGGGAAACATACATTCTCCCTATCTGAAGGAACATCCCTTTATGGCCGATGAACTGGTATTCCTGGCTGCTCCCCATAATCCTATCCCTCGTACTATTTCCGACCTGTCCCAAATGCCTTTCATTACCCGTGAAGTAGGCAGCGGCACTCGGGAACTCTTTACGCGTATTATGACGGAACAGGGTATAAAACCTAAGATAATCGGCACCTACAATAATTCCGAAAGCATAAAGCAGGCGGTCATGGCAGGTTTTGGTATAGCTGTGCTGTCAGAACGGGTTGCCAACCATGAACTTGCTGCAGGCAAACTGAGCAAGTTTGACATTCCAGGCATTTCCTTTACACGGACTTTTCGGATTGTCTGCCATGTCAATAAATATCAGACGCCAGCCCTGGAGAATTTCATTGACCTTTGCGGCAATTTTGATGATTATCATAGGTTATAACCTATGATAATCATCAAATCATAGTATTTTACAATTTCCCCAGCAAATGTTAGGATGTTTCCATAATGATATTCAAGGAGGCATCTTAACAAATGAAAAAAGAACACATACGCGGTATTTTGCTGGCGTTGGTCATTGCCATACCAGCCTGGCTTTTGGGCAAGCAGTTTCCTATTATCGGCGGGCCGGTATTTGGCATCCTGCTGGGCATGCTGCTGGCTGGAATAAAGCGCCCCACGGCCTTAGAGCCTGGCATCGCCTTTACAGGCAAAAAGATACTTCAATACGCCATTATCCTGTTGGGTTTTGAGATGAACCTCTTTCATGTGCTAGACATTGGCAGCCAGTCCTTTTCCGTCATGATATTTACCCTGCTAACAGCATTTATGGTAGCCTTGGTGGTAGGCAAAATGCTGCATCTTGACCGCAATACCACCACCCTTATTGGCGCAGGTACGGCCATCTGCGGCGGCTCAGCTATTGCAGCGGTTGCTCCCGTTATTGGTGCCAAGGACAAGGACATCGCCTTTTCCATCTCCACCATTTTTCTCTTCAACGTTCTGGCTGTATTTATTTTCCCCTTTTTGGGCCATCTGATGAATATGTCTGACCTGGGCTTTGGCATGTGGGCCGGGACAGCGGTAAACGATACTTCCTCCGTGGTAGCTGCGGGGTATTCTTATAGCGAAGCAGCTGGTGGCCTTGCCACCATTGTAAAACTCACCCGAGCTCTGATGATTGTTCCGGTCTGCCTGATTTTTGCCCTGCTGATGGCACGGGAAAAATCAAGCAGTGGTGCTGGCTTTAACTTCAAAAAGATTTTTCCCTGGTTTATCCTGTGGTTTGTAGTGGCTTCCATTGTCAACACCACCGGCATTCTGCCGGAAGCACTCTCGCAAGCACTGGGCACCTGGGGCAGATTCGCCATTGTCATGGCCATGACGGCCATTGGCCTGAACACCCGGCTCGGGGAACTGGTAAAGCATGGCTTAAAGCCCATTTTCCTGGGGCTTTGCTGCTGGGCAGCGGTGGCCTGCATGTCCCTGCTGATACAGTATCTGATTGGTATTGTATAAGAGCAAATACTTATGCTGGTAAGTTTAATAATAAACTTAGTATACAGTTTTCAAGAAGCCGTCAGGTTTTTGCATGTGGGAAGTTTGAGATTATACTGAAATCCCTAGCTTATTTCTTAATTGCCGGCCTTTTTGAAATCGGTGGCGGCTATCTAATATGGTTGTGGCTCCGAGAAGGAAAAAGCATCTATTTTGCTCTTATGGGCGCTATCATACTTATCCTTTACGGCGTGATACCCACATTTCAACCTGAAGGAAATTTTGGCCGCATATACGCTGCATATGGAGGAATTTTCATTGTCATGTCTCTCCTATGGGGCTGGGGCATAGACCATATAACCCCAGACCGCTTTGACATCATTGGTGGTCTTATTGCCATGATTGGTGTCTTTGTCATTATGTACTGGCCTCGTTAATTTTATCAATAAAAGGCGCTGTGATGAAATGCGAAAGCATTTTATCCACAGCGCCTCATTTATTTGTTAAAATCCGCCCCCGTAGGAAGCTGTGTTTTTAAGTCTTCCGGCAGTTCCCGTGTCAGGCGGTACTCACTGACGCCCATAGGCTTACTCATATCTCGCAGGGAGTATTCCGCCACCACGTTGTTTTTGTTTTTGCAGAGAATCAGTCCGATGGAAGGATTGTCCCACTCGTGACGAAGCTGGCTGTCCACCGCTGACAGGTAGAAATTCAATTGACCGGCATACTCCGGCTTGAAGTCACCAGTTTTCAGCTCAATGACAAAATAGCACCGCAGATTCAGGTTATAGAACAAAAGGTCAATAAAGAAATCATCGCCACCCACATTCAGATGGTACTGCTGCCCCACAAATGCAAACCCCTTACCCAGTTCCAGCATGGTCTTGGTCACATCCTTGACCAATGCATCCTCTATATCCCGCTCCAGCATATCCTCCCGCATTTCGATAAAATCGAAAATATACGGATCTTTCATGGTATCCCGAGCCAGTTCACTCTGGGGCTTTGACAAAAGCTGGGAGAAATTGCTTATCTTCGGCGCCGTCTCCTGCCGCTCATAAAGCCGGCCCTCAATCTGATGCGTCAAAACATTTTTGGACCAACCATTTTCAATGGCCTTACGGGCATACCACAAACGCGGTTCCATATCCTTGACCTTTTCCATCAGAACAATATTATGCGACCATGGTAATTCTGCAGACACTGTCTGCAGAATCTCTTTGTCCGTCATCGCAGCAAATTTCTTCATATACCAAAGGTTACGCACAGAAAAGCCCTTCATCCGTGGAAAATCGCTTCTTATTTCAGCGGCCAGCCTTTCTACAAAAGAGTTTCCATAGGCAGCATTTTCATTCAGCAGCGTACCAATCTGCCAATAAAGCAAGATAAGCTGACTGTTGACCTGCAGAATGGTCTGGTACTGGGCCTGACGGATTTGAGCCTTTATGGTATTTATAAGCTGTAATTGCTCAGTGCTTGATACAACACTATCTGTTTTCATATGCAATATTCAATCTCCTTATTATGATGGATACAGGCCCGCAAGAGCATATTATCAATAAATCAGCCCCCCCATACTCTCCCGATAGCGTTTCTTGAACTGCATCAGATTGATGATTTCTGCCTGATCCATAGCCGGCAGTTCCGCAAACTCCCGAGCGAACCGGGCCGTCTTTCCCTCTGCCGGTGCCCTTCCATGCACAAGCTCATCCATAGAGGTACCATACAGTTCTGCAAAAGCAGCTAACTCGCTGGCGCTGACTTCTCGCTTCCCCGCCTCAATGGCCACAATTGTCGTCCGTGCCATCCCCATCTGGTTGGCCACAAACTCCTGCGTCAAATGCAGCGCCTTTCTAGCCGCCTTTAATCTCTCGTGCATGATTTCACACCACCTTTATAACCAGTTTACTTGAGCATGTCAGCCTTGTCAATGTAAAATGTCGTAAAATCCGACATTAATTAAGAATCCAATACCGCCATCGTACACAGACAGCTGACATTGACCAGCCAGCCGCCCACTGTTACTTTTGTCTTCAAACTTGAGGTTCCAATCTGACACCTCAAGTTTATTTCCATCCATCAACTGCTTGCAGGACGTGCTGCGCGCCTCCCGCGCGTTACAATCCGGCATCCGCAGGCCGTGCCCTTGTCGGTAATTCATGGCAACAAGGCAGGTGGCACAGAGGGCAGGGAGCCGTCTCTGCACATGGACGCATCCGCGTCCATTCTCCGCCCCCTTTCCCCCTACGGCTCCGATGAACGGAGCCTACCCTCTTTCCCCGATTGCCCGCCCTGCGGTGCTGTGGCTCCTCAGGCGAACAGGGGAATAATGTGCCACGGGATAGGGGGACAGGGGGCTCGGCAGCCCTTCGGGACGACTACGGCGGCCTGCGAGCAAGGAGTGGGATAACTCGCGCCGCCGTACCCCCTGCCCTCAGTGCCTCGATATAAACAACAGGGCTAGTTGCAGCCTGCTCGTCATTCATGCGTATTCGGTTTGTGTCCGTCTGCTCGGGTGGACAGGCCTGCCCCCTCGGAATGCCACTGGCATTCCTCGACGCATCCGACACAAAATACGATAACAAAGTTTTCTGCTTGGCTTCAAAATATAAGGGATATCTTCATATAGCGATAATAGCCTTCATAATGTATACTATAAGTAATATAGCCAATAGCTAGTTATGGGAATGGGGGAATTGATATGCGAAAGATTATGGCCATAACCATGTTATTAGTTACCCTTTTGGCATCCACTTGTTTTGCCGCTGATTGGTATTGGCTTGTGTCAACAGATACTGCCAGTTTCTACGTTGACAAGAACAGCGGACAATGGAACGGCCTGCATCTTAACTGTTCGGAAAAAATTATCTTCGATGATGGTAATTACGCCTTGTATGATATTACCTATGATTATAGCGACTCTCATCGCATAAAAAGACGCCAAAACTTTATTTGGGTTTATAATGCAGATGGCTCATATATCGGTAGTGACCGCGGTTATGAATGGACAATCATCCCACCTGAATCTGTAGGCGAAGAAATTGCCCATAAGGTATTCTTTTTATTTAAGAGCAGAATAAAGTAATCTGTTTCTTTCATTTACCACTTCTGACAGGTCAACTAATCCCAATAATAATGACGGAGGTTCTACATGGAAAATGTCAATGTAGGCTATTATATAAAGTTACGGCGCAAGGAACTGGGGATGACTCAATCCCAGCTTGCACAAAAGGTGGGAAAGTCAGCTCAGGTAATTTCCAACTGGGAGTGGGGCTACAGTCCCAGTATGAAGATGGAGGAACTGGCCAAGGTGGCCACCTTCCTGCAGGTTAATGTGGGCTATTTTTTCCCGGCCGAGGAAAAACAACGGACAACTGACCCCCCGTAGTGGACAAACAACTGCGGGCTATTATTGACATTTATCCTTCCCTCAGCGATTACACCAAAGATATTATTGACGCCATCATTAAAGTGGCCAGAACACATAAATAAGCACGCATATCAAGGAGGCTGTGATGTAGCCTCCCTTTTTATGTCCACACCATGTCAGTCCGAGATTTATATTTAATTATGAATGCTTTCTGCAGCCACAATAAAAGAGAGCACATCGGATGATATGCCCTCTGGCTATGTCTTAGCCTATATCGCTATTATTTACCAACACAAGCGCTGGCGTTTTGTGTTTCAAATACATTTGCTGCCATAGTAATTTTATGACCACCACCGATAGGGAGTTTCATTTGTGTTTCATCTACATTTGCTGCCATAGAATTTGCATTACTGTCATGGAAGCTAGGACGGGGACGTTTCTTGCTCCCACCGGGATTGCATCGTCCACCAGCTACCATATCCAGTTCCATAACATCAATCTTATTCATGAGCTTTTCCATTTTATTTTCCTCCTCCACATCTTAGGGTGTTGTTATCTTGCTTTCTGTTCTTTATATCCCCGAATGCAAAAAGTGTGTAGGGTAATAGAAAAAAATTTTGTAATGCTTGACCTTATCAATCGTAAGTATAGACAAAGGTAAACAAAGTCAACTAAGTACAACAGAAAGGGGATATCAAAAATGATGGACAAGAAAGAACTTAACATGATGGAGATGGACATGGTGGCTGGTGGTAGTTGGTTGGACGATTTGATTGATTTCGGTCAGGATGCAGTTAAAGAAATAGCCCCGTATATAGAGGAATATCAAGAGTATCTGCCCTTACCAAGATAATCGCCTTTCTCCATCCAAGGGGGCGCAAAAAAGCTACTGTACAAACTCGACATGTGCAGTAGCTTCTCTTTGTATCCAGTTTTTATCTATACCTTATGACTTGTTTGCGTTCTACATGATACTCTTTAATCGAACGATTCGGACGACGATTATCAGGATAAACGTACCGCTTGCCTCCAGTCACCTTATCCAGTTCCATATCGTCCAGTTTGTTCATCATCAGCTTATCCATTTTATTTTCCTCCTCACAGGCTTGAGTGTTGTTTTTGCTTTCTGTTCTTTATATCCCCGAAAGCGAAAAGTGTGTAGGGTAATAGAAAAATTTTTTCGTACAGGCTGCGTAAGGGCTTTCTCCGATATGGGGAAGGCTCTTTTTTGTGGCAGAAAAACGGCGTATTATTGCCAGTCATCAGTAGCCCAGGCGATGAAGAATAGCAGACCGAGCACACACAATGCGGTAAATCCCATGATAATCAACTCCTTTTCGTGCAGGTTCGGCAGATTAGCAGGACAATCCTTTCTCCGATTCGAGGAAATTTCCTTGCACACAAAAAAAGAGAGCACATCTGATGATATGCCCTCTGTCTATGTCTTAGCCTATATCGCTATTAGCTGCCATAGAATTTGCATTACACATTAATTTTATGACCACCAGCGACAGGGAGTTTCCCGATAGGGAGTTTCCCGATAGGGAGTTTCATTTGTGTTTCATCTACATTTGCTGCCATAGAATTTGCATCATGTTTGCGAGGACGAGGACGAAGTTTTATAGAACCCCCAGATACCTTGTCCATTTCCATAACATCCATCTTGTTCATGAGCTTTTCCATTTTATTTTCCTCCTCACATCTTAGCGTGTTGTTATCTTGCTTTCTGTTCTTTATATCCCCGAAAGCAAAAAGTGTGTAGAAGAAAATAAAATTTTTTGCTTCCCCTCATAACTTTATCCGCCCGACCTTATTCTCCTTGTAGCTGTAAAAGAGGTTATCCCCCAGTATCACATGGTCTAATACTGGGATTTCCATAATGTCCCCGCAGAGCATTAAATGCTGCGTTACCTTTATATCCTCCTTGCTGGGCGCGGGCCTGCCGGACGGGTGGTTATGAGCCACGATAATCGCGGACGCTGAATAGCCCATTGCATCACGGAACACTTCCCGGGGATGTACCACCGCTCCCGACAAACTCCCCACCGATACAACAGACGTTCCGATTAGGCGGTGATGGATGTTCAAGGCCAGCAGTTCCCCATGACTTTTCATAATTATGTCCCAATCTTTCATTGTGCCCACTCCTTTTTCACTGCAAAGGCATCCGCCTTTTTACACGAGCATTTCACTTGAAGAAGTCCATGGGGATATTTCAATGACAAAAGCCGTTATCCTTCGATAACGGCTTGTCACGATATGCAACTTTTTAATGGGGCAGGGCCTGTTCCAGTCCAAAGCTCACCCGCATGGCGGCCATCCGGGCATCTGCCAGCACAGTCCGGTAGCCCTGTTCATACTGCTGCTTGGCGTAAGCGTCAACCAAGTGAATAATCTCCTCCAGCCGCCCTTGCGTCCACGGACTCATGGCATAGGCCTCCCCCAACTTGCCACGAACCAACGCTTGTAAATCCATTTCCATTTCCTAACATCCTCCTATTTTTAGGCCACAACCAAAAGCACTTAATACTCAATGCTTTCCTCATGTTCCCGTATTGTCCGTTCTATCATTTCATGGAACCCTGACAGGGCGGCAAAGGGTGCGAACTGTGCCGCCCGCTTTATCATGGGCATGCGCCGATGGTTTTTCGGTTCCGGACGGGGCATATTTACAATATCGGCATAATCTTCTTTTTCTCTGGTAACAAACATACTTTACGCCCTCTGTGCAATTCATCTACTCATAGTGTAATACAAAAAGAAGCGGTTGACAAGTCAAATTTTGACCGGTCAACCGCTTTGCTTATTGACTTGTCATTTTTCCAGCCGCCTTAGTTCCTGTATGAGTTCCCCCAGCTTGTCGGTGAATTTATCCATGGACTTCTAGAAGCTGGTCAATAGATAAAAGGTCACCACAATGGGAAAGCCCACAGCGGAAAAGGCGGTGAGTATGGTCTGCTCCACCTTTTCGCCACCTTATGGCAAGAGCTGTTCATCCACAATTCGCAGATACATGTACCTG
The Selenomonas ruminantium AC2024 DNA segment above includes these coding regions:
- a CDS encoding JAB domain-containing protein translates to MKDWDIIMKSHGELLALNIHHRLIGTSVVSVGSLSGAVVHPREVFRDAMGYSASAIIVAHNHPSGRPAPSKEDIKVTQHLMLCGDIMEIPVLDHVILGDNLFYSYKENKVGRIKL
- a CDS encoding helix-turn-helix transcriptional regulator; translation: MENVNVGYYIKLRRKELGMTQSQLAQKVGKSAQVISNWEWGYSPSMKMEELAKVATFLQVNVGYFFPAEEKQRTTDPP
- a CDS encoding helix-turn-helix domain-containing protein, whose amino-acid sequence is MHERLKAARKALHLTQEFVANQMGMARTTIVAIEAGKREVSASELAAFAELYGTSMDELVHGRAPAEGKTARFAREFAELPAMDQAEIINLMQFKKRYRESMGGLIY